A stretch of the uncultured Trichococcus sp. genome encodes the following:
- a CDS encoding Fic family protein: MLNNKLGITNQVELAKAEERISKANAKRLYDSGDINDLEIGTYKGLADIHNYLFADIYDFAGKTRTVNISNGNFRFAPVMYLEVSLNHIDSMPQSAIEEIVAKYVEMNIAHPFREGNGRSTRIWLDLILKKELGKVVDWNLIDKDNYLSAMERSPINDLEIRFLISNALTSSIDDRQVYMNGIDVSYYYEGYTEYTTDDL, from the coding sequence ATGCTAAACAATAAATTGGGAATCACGAATCAAGTTGAGTTGGCGAAAGCGGAAGAACGAATCAGTAAAGCTAATGCTAAACGTCTATATGATTCTGGCGATATCAATGATCTGGAAATCGGTACATACAAAGGTTTGGCAGATATTCATAACTATTTGTTTGCTGATATTTACGACTTTGCGGGGAAGACCCGTACCGTGAATATTTCGAATGGAAACTTCAGATTTGCACCCGTCATGTACTTGGAGGTTTCTTTGAATCACATTGACAGTATGCCACAATCCGCTATCGAGGAAATCGTGGCGAAATATGTTGAAATGAACATTGCACACCCTTTTCGTGAAGGAAATGGACGCAGCACACGCATCTGGTTGGACTTGATTCTGAAGAAAGAACTGGGAAAGGTTGTAGACTGGAACCTGATCGACAAAGATAATTATCTGTCTGCCATGGAACGCAGCCCCATAAACGACCTGGAAATCAGATTCTTGATCAGCAATGCTTTGACTTCATCAATTGATGATAGGCAAGTTTATATGAACGGTATTGATGTAAGTTATTATTACGAGGGGTATACAGAATATACTACTGATGATTTATAG
- a CDS encoding AraC family transcriptional regulator, giving the protein MFFQHYDKILMDDFIPSIDFEGLWADSRITTDNQLKGIEAAEQQDIFLIGHRMSQETPHHSHNFYEVICILNGVIENCMGSKSFYMSSGDICIMNLASAHSLKVVDPDAIIFNICIKADEMQHGTFRNLFRSDTFIGTFLRENDNLDYLYFPNNHKRNLAGLLQIILTTYAREGAATPFLLASEVLQLFAELLELNEYSYYGIDEKVLEILSYIEANYQTTSLADASVRFNYSESYLSRYIKKHTGKQITKIITEKKMENAGLLLQNTDLPVHNIATEVGYQSYSHFHKIFKDWYSETPQMYRTKFDNRLPQNK; this is encoded by the coding sequence GTGTTTTTTCAACATTACGATAAAATTTTGATGGATGATTTCATTCCATCAATCGATTTTGAGGGTCTGTGGGCCGACAGCCGGATCACCACCGACAACCAATTGAAGGGCATCGAAGCCGCTGAGCAGCAGGACATCTTCCTGATCGGCCACCGGATGTCGCAGGAAACGCCGCACCACAGCCACAATTTTTATGAAGTGATTTGCATCCTCAACGGTGTCATCGAGAATTGCATGGGCTCCAAATCGTTCTATATGAGCAGCGGCGACATCTGCATCATGAACTTGGCTAGCGCCCATTCCCTCAAAGTAGTCGATCCCGATGCGATCATCTTCAACATCTGCATCAAAGCCGACGAGATGCAGCACGGCACCTTCCGTAATCTGTTCCGCTCCGACACCTTCATCGGAACCTTTTTGCGGGAAAATGACAATCTCGACTATCTTTACTTCCCGAACAACCATAAGCGCAATCTGGCGGGACTGCTTCAGATTATCCTGACGACTTACGCCAGGGAAGGCGCGGCCACTCCCTTTTTGTTGGCCAGCGAAGTGCTGCAGTTGTTCGCCGAATTGCTTGAGCTCAATGAGTACAGCTATTACGGGATCGACGAAAAGGTCCTGGAAATATTGAGCTACATTGAAGCCAATTACCAGACGACTTCCCTTGCCGATGCCTCTGTCCGCTTCAACTACAGCGAAAGCTACCTGTCGCGGTACATCAAGAAACACACAGGCAAACAGATCACAAAGATCATCACCGAAAAGAAAATGGAAAACGCCGGTCTGTTGCTGCAAAACACCGACCTTCCCGTTCACAATATTGCAACTGAAGTAGGTTACCAAAGCTACAGTCATTTCCACAAAATATTCAAAGATTGGTATAGCGAGACCCCGCAGATGTACCGCACGAAATTCGACAATCGGCTGCCGCAGAATAAATAA
- a CDS encoding MFS transporter encodes MKKTKLKVGILSMTLLNMSALVITSAFGAIMASFPEEPISKIQMIGTIPGLGSMLITLVVGVLAMRIPKKTLALIGILCVALGGLLPLAFHTTVNALLVCALIMGIGLGFIGTINPMLISMYFEGEERGSLMGIGTAINSIGLMVMMIIGSTLGAAKWENTYLVFLLALLIFFVVMLFLPLDKVETKSDHTTHAQGPQAKTSLLAVIKDMNKYVLWVSLLAFAVSFLYTIYPSNLSLIVAEKNFGGTAITGLINALGTIGGLIAGFTISRINRILKDKSIATGFILLALSYLLVCYAQNFVMMVLGAGISGIAMAMIYSTIPFYVSIIAKPFQIAIAMSIFQFLNGLGGIISPIVLAGLGVASGQSAVLFGAVCCFAIGIGLIVLNFGKKALANRYEHQAVVMDGVLEEAQA; translated from the coding sequence ATGAAAAAGACAAAACTGAAGGTCGGCATATTGAGCATGACCTTGTTGAACATGAGTGCATTGGTAATCACGAGCGCGTTCGGAGCGATCATGGCGTCGTTTCCGGAAGAACCGATTTCGAAAATCCAGATGATCGGGACGATCCCCGGTCTGGGTTCAATGCTGATCACTTTGGTCGTCGGGGTTCTGGCGATGCGCATCCCCAAAAAGACCCTGGCCCTCATCGGCATCCTCTGCGTCGCTTTGGGCGGCTTGCTGCCGCTCGCTTTTCACACAACTGTAAACGCTTTACTCGTCTGCGCTCTGATCATGGGAATCGGCCTCGGCTTCATCGGGACAATCAATCCGATGCTGATTTCGATGTATTTCGAAGGCGAAGAGCGCGGTTCCTTGATGGGCATCGGGACGGCCATCAACTCGATCGGCCTGATGGTCATGATGATCATCGGCAGCACGCTCGGCGCCGCAAAGTGGGAAAATACCTATCTTGTGTTCCTGCTCGCGTTGTTGATTTTCTTCGTCGTGATGCTGTTCCTGCCGTTGGATAAAGTCGAAACGAAATCGGATCACACCACCCATGCACAAGGCCCGCAGGCGAAAACATCCTTGCTTGCCGTGATCAAGGACATGAACAAGTATGTGCTCTGGGTATCGCTCTTGGCGTTCGCGGTCTCATTCCTTTATACCATCTACCCAAGCAACCTGTCGCTCATTGTCGCGGAAAAGAATTTCGGCGGCACAGCCATCACCGGACTCATCAACGCTCTTGGAACCATCGGCGGCCTCATCGCCGGCTTCACGATCAGCCGAATCAATCGCATCCTGAAGGACAAATCGATCGCCACCGGCTTTATCCTGCTAGCGCTGTCCTACCTGCTGGTCTGCTATGCGCAGAATTTTGTGATGATGGTGTTGGGCGCCGGTATATCCGGTATCGCGATGGCTATGATCTACTCGACCATCCCGTTCTATGTCTCCATCATCGCCAAACCATTCCAGATCGCCATCGCCATGTCCATCTTCCAATTCCTGAACGGTCTGGGCGGAATCATTTCCCCAATCGTGCTTGCCGGTTTGGGCGTTGCGTCCGGCCAGAGTGCAGTCCTCTTCGGAGCGGTCTGCTGCTTTGCCATCGGAATCGGTCTGATTGTCCTCAATTTCGGCAAGAAAGCCTTGGCCAACCGCTACGAACACCAAGCTGTTGTGATGGATGGAGTGTTGGAAGAAGCGCAGGCATAA
- a CDS encoding DUF1828 domain-containing protein: MDWFKNKYSIKQLENADEIVTPFVNHLNDRIRLYIELKANNTIRISDDGNTFNELAMYGLDIKTNTRQKLIHNTLSNFGIQLDDDILYVEATIKDFPLKKHNLVQAILRIYDMVLLSKPNIISLFNEEAKQYLFDNELGGNFDIKMTGDSGLEHQIDYSLGPTKSRPEILIQFINNLSFGDVTKEGFIYDDLNKKRKTSKNQVRYILVANDIDNKIPDKAITAAQALEIDIQPWSKKEELLKLK; encoded by the coding sequence GTGGACTGGTTCAAAAACAAATATTCAATCAAACAACTGGAAAACGCTGATGAAATTGTCACTCCTTTTGTCAACCACTTAAATGATCGAATCAGATTATACATTGAATTGAAAGCAAACAACACGATCCGAATTTCTGATGATGGAAATACCTTCAATGAACTTGCAATGTATGGTTTGGACATCAAGACTAATACGCGTCAAAAATTAATTCATAATACCTTATCCAACTTCGGAATCCAGTTGGACGATGACATTTTATACGTTGAAGCAACCATAAAAGATTTTCCTTTAAAAAAACATAATCTTGTTCAAGCAATTTTGCGCATCTATGATATGGTTCTCCTTTCAAAACCGAACATCATCAGCCTGTTCAACGAAGAAGCCAAACAGTATTTATTCGACAATGAATTAGGAGGGAATTTTGATATCAAAATGACTGGTGATTCTGGGCTAGAACATCAAATAGATTACAGTCTCGGGCCTACAAAATCCCGGCCTGAAATATTGATACAGTTCATCAACAATCTATCATTCGGGGACGTTACAAAAGAAGGCTTCATATACGATGATCTGAATAAAAAAAGAAAAACCAGTAAGAATCAAGTTCGCTATATTTTGGTCGCCAATGATATTGATAACAAAATTCCGGATAAAGCCATTACAGCAGCACAAGCATTAGAAATTGATATCCAACCTTGGTCAAAAAAAGAAGAACTATTGAAATTGAAATAG
- a CDS encoding MFS transporter, with protein sequence MEYTEVKSKLWTKDFLLVNCITFLAMTAITTQMGTLPLYVTALGGSKAVAGSIVGILGIAALFFRLPIGILLDRYGRRLLLTIGLGILFIDFALLNVLQTLLMLFCLRLIQGIGNSIQATSAATMAADLIPKEQLSVGLGYFSIAQAIPGAIGPLLGLAVVEAYGFEALFRVALLLTSVAFGLSFFIGAESPRTLFFGEKTKTKGGAAEALSVMKNRGVTFPSLIMFLICFANSGVIAFIAQFAIEKKISGAGYYFTVMTVVTVLIRFLFPYMMNRINQTFLICGSILSISAAFGILAYADDLIHLLLAAILYGIGFASLLPVMNTIVLQSISDQERGRAIAIFSAALDVAYGGGAMLWGIIASLFGFQVMYLFCGGFGLAALFAYLLFDGRKKRMS encoded by the coding sequence TCACATTTTTGGCGATGACGGCAATCACGACCCAAATGGGAACGCTACCCCTCTATGTGACTGCCTTGGGAGGGTCCAAAGCGGTTGCCGGAAGTATCGTAGGCATCTTGGGCATCGCGGCCTTGTTTTTCCGCTTGCCGATCGGAATATTATTGGATCGTTACGGTCGCAGGCTGTTGCTCACGATCGGGTTAGGCATCCTTTTCATTGATTTCGCTTTGTTGAATGTGCTGCAGACGCTCTTGATGCTGTTTTGTTTGCGATTGATCCAAGGCATCGGCAACAGCATCCAGGCAACAAGTGCTGCGACGATGGCGGCGGATTTGATACCGAAGGAACAGCTGTCGGTCGGGTTGGGCTACTTCAGCATCGCCCAAGCAATCCCTGGCGCAATAGGACCTTTGCTGGGGTTGGCGGTGGTGGAAGCATACGGATTTGAAGCCTTGTTTCGGGTGGCGCTTTTGCTGACGAGCGTGGCTTTTGGTTTGAGCTTTTTTATTGGTGCTGAATCGCCGAGAACGCTATTTTTCGGAGAAAAAACAAAGACGAAGGGCGGAGCGGCTGAAGCGTTGTCCGTCATGAAGAATCGGGGCGTTACTTTTCCCAGCCTGATCATGTTTCTGATCTGCTTTGCGAATTCCGGTGTGATTGCGTTTATCGCGCAGTTTGCGATCGAAAAGAAAATAAGCGGAGCCGGCTACTACTTTACCGTGATGACGGTCGTCACGGTTCTGATCAGGTTCCTCTTCCCCTATATGATGAATCGCATCAATCAAACATTTTTGATCTGCGGCAGCATCCTGAGCATCAGTGCAGCCTTCGGCATACTTGCTTATGCCGATGATCTTATCCATCTTCTTTTAGCGGCCATCCTATACGGAATCGGGTTTGCCAGTCTGCTGCCGGTGATGAATACAATTGTTTTGCAAAGTATTTCAGACCAGGAACGCGGACGCGCGATAGCGATTTTCTCGGCTGCTCTGGATGTAGCGTACGGCGGCGGGGCAATGCTTTGGGGCATCATCGCCAGCTTGTTTGGCTTTCAAGTCATGTATCTCTTTTGTGGAGGATTCGGACTGGCAGCGTTGTTTGCTTACCTTCTGTTTGATGGCAGGAAGAAGCGAATGTCATAA
- a CDS encoding family 78 glycoside hydrolase catalytic domain, whose product MLKKELREWKGKWIEPVQVPINKEPVFTLQEMFSGKILPQRPVEERLHPVKLLKRTFALDPDKELLQATLRMTAHGIYSAKINGRKVTDALFTPDYTSYHSYLQVQEYEITGLLQERNVWSVALADGWYGGRVSVNGGSGQFGDTLGILGEVTINYADGTTDTIGTDEQFVSTTGKYVYSDIFIGEKQDLRLLADDWETDFDCNGAEKVKIADYSFDNLVPQKGAYVTAQEELAPIAIWKESDAHIIDFGQVIAGRMRLEIALKAGQEIVLEHSETLNEEGLFFNNIVGRNKDQRDVYIGRGQKELLEPDFTFHGFRYVRLSGYDGALDKASLKAIVLHTDMRKTGNFRTDNPKVNQLLHNIEWSQKGNMLSIPTDCPQRERVGWTGDMQVFAPTATFFMDVEDFIGRWLDNVRLEQTADGEVLDYSPAPSDYFNLPSLTGTLSSAGWGDAIIMVPWELYQRYGNAEILAENYAAMVKWHAFSKQSAAGDKQGDARYLWDTKFHYGDWMFPSYMIGPDFKGPIATSEATKDIFGTAFLAHSSALLAEIADILGNATEAEEYRNYAQTVKRAFEEAYWQNGRLTSDLQGCYVIAVAFGLLSGTAVQQAVKRLVELIEANGKRLDTGFLAGPYLLDVLVDHGHADLAKQVFLQEACPSWLYEVNNGATTIWESWAGIQPNGKVGDFSFNHYAFGCVGDWMVRKIAGLQVKEPGFKEFYIMPNPDLGIAAFEFSYRSAHGLIEIVLAEGQLTVTVPENTTAYIKLPTETTETAVGAGTHSFELRPSTDASAVEPTTIG is encoded by the coding sequence GTGTTGAAAAAAGAATTACGGGAATGGAAAGGCAAATGGATCGAGCCGGTGCAGGTGCCGATCAACAAAGAGCCGGTTTTTACGCTTCAGGAGATGTTTTCCGGCAAGATTTTGCCGCAACGGCCGGTGGAGGAACGGCTGCATCCGGTCAAGCTACTGAAACGGACGTTTGCACTCGATCCGGATAAAGAACTGTTGCAGGCCACGCTGAGGATGACGGCGCACGGCATCTATTCGGCCAAAATCAACGGCCGCAAAGTTACGGATGCGCTGTTCACACCGGATTACACCTCGTATCATAGTTATTTGCAAGTGCAGGAATACGAAATCACCGGGCTGCTGCAGGAGCGGAATGTCTGGTCGGTGGCACTGGCCGATGGTTGGTATGGCGGCCGCGTCAGCGTCAATGGCGGCAGTGGGCAGTTCGGCGATACGCTGGGCATCCTGGGCGAAGTCACGATCAATTATGCTGACGGGACAACCGATACGATCGGCACGGACGAACAGTTCGTTTCCACGACCGGGAAGTACGTCTACAGCGATATCTTCATCGGCGAAAAACAGGATCTGCGGCTGCTGGCGGACGATTGGGAAACCGACTTCGACTGCAATGGTGCAGAAAAGGTGAAAATCGCGGACTACTCTTTTGACAATCTCGTCCCGCAAAAAGGCGCCTACGTTACAGCACAGGAGGAGCTTGCGCCGATCGCAATCTGGAAAGAGAGCGATGCCCACATCATCGACTTTGGCCAGGTGATCGCCGGACGCATGCGTTTGGAAATCGCTTTGAAAGCGGGACAGGAAATTGTGCTGGAGCACAGCGAGACGCTGAATGAGGAGGGGCTATTCTTCAACAACATAGTCGGCCGCAACAAAGACCAGCGCGATGTCTACATCGGCCGGGGCCAAAAGGAACTGCTGGAGCCGGATTTCACTTTTCACGGCTTCCGCTACGTCCGCTTGAGCGGCTACGATGGCGCTTTGGACAAGGCGTCCCTGAAAGCCATCGTGCTGCATACGGATATGCGGAAAACGGGCAACTTCCGGACGGACAATCCGAAGGTGAACCAATTGCTGCACAACATCGAATGGAGCCAGAAGGGCAACATGCTGTCGATCCCGACCGATTGCCCGCAGCGCGAACGGGTGGGCTGGACCGGCGATATGCAGGTTTTTGCGCCGACCGCGACGTTCTTCATGGATGTCGAGGATTTCATCGGCCGCTGGTTGGACAATGTCCGGCTTGAACAGACTGCCGATGGGGAAGTGCTGGACTACTCACCGGCGCCGAGCGATTATTTCAATCTGCCATCCCTGACCGGAACACTTTCCTCCGCCGGCTGGGGCGATGCGATCATAATGGTGCCCTGGGAGCTTTATCAGCGCTACGGAAATGCGGAGATACTGGCCGAAAACTATGCGGCCATGGTCAAATGGCATGCCTTCAGCAAGCAAAGTGCGGCCGGTGACAAGCAAGGGGATGCGCGCTATCTTTGGGATACCAAGTTCCATTACGGGGATTGGATGTTCCCGAGCTATATGATCGGACCCGATTTCAAAGGGCCGATCGCGACTTCGGAAGCGACGAAGGATATTTTCGGTACGGCATTTCTGGCGCATTCAAGCGCGCTGTTGGCGGAAATAGCCGACATACTGGGAAATGCGACCGAAGCTGAGGAGTACCGCAATTATGCGCAAACGGTCAAGCGCGCCTTCGAAGAGGCCTACTGGCAAAATGGCCGGTTGACCAGTGACCTTCAAGGATGCTACGTGATTGCGGTCGCGTTTGGGCTCTTGAGCGGAACTGCCGTGCAGCAGGCTGTCAAGCGGTTGGTGGAACTGATCGAAGCGAACGGCAAGCGTCTGGACACCGGCTTCCTAGCGGGCCCTTACCTGCTGGATGTGCTGGTGGACCATGGCCATGCCGACCTGGCGAAGCAGGTGTTCCTGCAGGAAGCCTGCCCGTCCTGGCTGTACGAGGTGAACAATGGTGCGACCACCATCTGGGAATCATGGGCAGGGATCCAGCCCAACGGAAAAGTCGGCGATTTCTCATTCAACCATTACGCTTTCGGCTGCGTAGGCGACTGGATGGTCCGGAAAATAGCCGGACTGCAGGTCAAAGAACCGGGATTCAAGGAGTTTTATATCATGCCGAATCCAGATTTGGGCATCGCGGCTTTTGAATTCAGTTACCGCTCCGCCCACGGACTGATCGAAATCGTTCTGGCGGAAGGGCAACTGACGGTCACGGTTCCCGAAAACACCACGGCATACATCAAGCTTCCGACCGAAACGACAGAGACTGCAGTGGGCGCTGGTACGCACTCATTTGAGCTGCGTCCGTCCACTGATGCATCCGCGGTTGAGCCGACAACGATTGGCTGA
- a CDS encoding Lrp/AsnC family transcriptional regulator yields the protein MDALDRKILNIMQKNSRITVKQIAEECFISSPSVSVRLQNLEGLGYIRTYQAILDHQKLGFLIKAYVNCAVPAKDKQDFYRYVEEIPNVVECDCITGDYSMLLKVYFSNTIELDEFITDLQRFGDTKTHIVFSTNVGPRGLQIQVNE from the coding sequence ATGGATGCATTAGATCGGAAAATTTTGAATATTATGCAAAAAAACAGCAGGATTACTGTCAAACAGATTGCAGAGGAATGTTTCATTTCGTCCCCTTCCGTATCTGTGCGTTTGCAGAATTTGGAAGGTCTCGGATATATTCGTACGTATCAAGCTATTCTTGACCATCAGAAATTGGGCTTTTTGATAAAGGCATATGTGAATTGCGCGGTCCCTGCAAAGGACAAACAGGATTTTTACCGCTATGTCGAAGAAATCCCCAATGTCGTGGAATGCGACTGCATCACGGGTGACTACTCGATGCTATTGAAGGTCTATTTTTCGAACACAATCGAGCTTGATGAATTCATTACGGACCTGCAACGCTTCGGCGACACCAAAACGCACATTGTCTTTTCAACAAATGTCGGTCCCCGCGGCCTTCAGATTCAAGTAAACGAATAA
- a CDS encoding family 43 glycosylhydrolase gives MLTHHNTRNPILPLDVHVPDGEAHVMPDGKLYIYGSFDKRSDVFCSEEYHVVSTADLANWEIHGTALEGKDIPWFNNPEAPKYPGIDWSNPTPFIRKMLESVDHLAEKEKFETAPDVVKPPLLFAPDAVHKDGKYYLYFCMPDDSEGVAVADNPTGPFCDPIQLPCGGIDPAVFIDEDGQAYFYWGQLFSHGVKLNDDLISLDREAIVDDLVTEEVHYFHEGSSMRRIGDTYYLVYSNIERGKPTSLGYATSKSPLGPFEYRGIIIDNEKCDPASWNNHGSIEQFNGRWYVFYHRCSRGVQQYRRLCIEPITINEDGSIDEVKMTSQGVGKPFGPGEKIMGYQACELQGKAFIDTDSTCGEKLTQIEKGDQALYRYVQSESPFTVIEIAASGNGTISVRFDGEDAGTIEIKDGQQLSRTINSKAGTYAIGLHFLESDALEILSITLH, from the coding sequence ATGCTGACACACCACAACACAAGAAATCCGATATTGCCGTTGGACGTGCACGTTCCGGACGGTGAGGCACATGTGATGCCGGATGGGAAACTCTATATTTACGGAAGCTTTGACAAGCGTTCGGATGTATTTTGCAGCGAGGAGTACCATGTCGTTTCCACTGCTGATCTGGCAAACTGGGAAATTCATGGGACAGCACTGGAAGGAAAAGATATTCCGTGGTTCAATAATCCGGAGGCTCCCAAGTACCCCGGAATCGACTGGAGCAATCCCACTCCATTCATCCGGAAGATGCTTGAAAGTGTCGACCATTTAGCTGAGAAGGAAAAGTTCGAAACGGCACCCGATGTAGTGAAGCCGCCATTGCTGTTCGCTCCGGATGCCGTCCACAAAGACGGGAAATATTACCTGTATTTCTGCATGCCCGACGACAGCGAAGGGGTCGCAGTAGCCGATAATCCAACTGGTCCATTCTGCGATCCGATCCAACTGCCTTGCGGCGGCATCGATCCGGCAGTGTTCATCGACGAGGACGGCCAAGCATATTTCTACTGGGGGCAACTTTTTTCCCACGGCGTGAAACTGAACGATGACCTGATTTCATTGGATCGCGAAGCAATCGTGGATGATTTGGTGACGGAGGAAGTGCACTATTTCCACGAAGGATCTTCCATGCGGAGAATCGGGGATACGTACTATCTGGTCTATTCGAACATCGAAAGGGGCAAACCGACCTCGCTTGGGTACGCCACCAGCAAATCGCCGCTGGGACCATTCGAATACCGCGGCATCATCATCGATAATGAAAAATGCGACCCGGCAAGCTGGAACAACCATGGCTCGATCGAACAGTTCAACGGCCGATGGTATGTCTTCTATCATCGTTGCAGCAGAGGTGTGCAACAGTACCGCCGCCTCTGCATCGAGCCGATTACGATCAACGAAGATGGTTCCATCGATGAGGTTAAAATGACTTCACAAGGGGTCGGCAAACCATTTGGACCTGGCGAAAAAATCATGGGATACCAAGCCTGCGAACTCCAAGGAAAAGCCTTCATCGACACAGATTCGACCTGCGGAGAAAAGTTGACCCAGATTGAAAAGGGCGATCAGGCATTGTACCGCTATGTCCAAAGCGAAAGCCCGTTCACTGTAATCGAGATTGCGGCCAGTGGTAACGGTACTATATCTGTTCGCTTCGATGGCGAAGACGCTGGTACAATCGAAATCAAGGACGGCCAACAACTGAGCCGAACCATCAACAGCAAAGCCGGTACGTATGCAATCGGCCTGCATTTCCTTGAATCGGATGCTTTGGAAATCCTCTCCATTACGTTACATTAG
- the tnpB gene encoding IS200/IS605 family element RNA-guided endonuclease TnpB has product MLKAYQFRLYPNQEQKIYFANCFGSARFVYNQMLADRKEIYETYKDDKELLRSIKPRTYTSFKEEFPFLKEVDNLALANASQNLNKAYKNFFRDKAVGHPKFKAKHKSKASYTTNNQGGNIRIEDGKIKLPKIGFVSIKQHRNFDGLIKSCTISMNKAGNYFISILVEQETPEWLPAEHKIGIDLGISDFAVTTTDAGESVKYANPKCLSRSEQKVKKAQRALSRKQKGSKNREKARLVLAKKHEKIANQRKDFLHKLSNKITDENQVIVIETLRSSNMMKNHSLAKAIGDVSWSEFCRQLAYKSEWKGRTLIKADRFYPSTQICSTCGHRDGKKAPHIREWTCPACGATHDRDINASKNLLALAK; this is encoded by the coding sequence ATGCTGAAAGCCTATCAGTTTCGTTTGTACCCCAATCAGGAACAGAAAATCTATTTCGCAAATTGTTTTGGCTCCGCAAGATTTGTCTACAATCAGATGTTGGCTGACCGAAAAGAAATTTATGAAACCTACAAAGACGATAAAGAACTGCTGAGAAGCATCAAGCCACGCACCTACACGTCCTTCAAAGAAGAATTTCCGTTCCTGAAAGAAGTGGACAACCTGGCCTTGGCAAATGCCAGCCAAAACCTAAACAAGGCCTACAAAAACTTCTTCCGCGACAAAGCCGTCGGTCATCCGAAATTCAAAGCCAAACATAAATCGAAAGCGTCCTACACCACTAACAATCAGGGCGGCAATATCCGTATCGAAGACGGAAAGATTAAACTCCCAAAAATCGGATTCGTATCAATTAAACAGCACCGGAATTTTGATGGGCTAATCAAATCCTGTACCATTTCCATGAACAAGGCCGGCAATTATTTCATTTCCATTTTGGTGGAACAGGAAACACCGGAATGGCTGCCTGCTGAACACAAAATCGGTATTGATCTCGGCATTTCCGACTTCGCCGTCACCACAACCGATGCCGGCGAATCCGTGAAATATGCGAACCCGAAATGCCTGTCCCGATCTGAACAGAAAGTCAAGAAAGCCCAACGCGCCTTGTCCCGCAAACAAAAAGGCAGCAAGAACCGGGAAAAGGCACGCTTGGTACTGGCAAAAAAACACGAAAAGATTGCGAATCAACGCAAGGACTTCCTGCACAAACTCTCCAATAAAATCACGGACGAAAACCAAGTCATCGTGATCGAGACGCTGCGGAGTTCGAATATGATGAAGAACCACAGTCTTGCGAAAGCGATTGGGGATGTCAGTTGGTCCGAATTCTGCAGGCAGTTGGCGTACAAATCCGAATGGAAAGGCCGGACGCTCATCAAGGCTGATAGGTTTTATCCGTCCACCCAAATCTGTTCCACTTGCGGACATCGGGACGGCAAGAAAGCCCCACATATCAGGGAATGGACCTGTCCGGCTTGCGGTGCAACCCACGACCGGGACATCAATGCCAGCAAGAACCTCTTGGCGTTAGCCAAGTAA